In one window of Amblyomma americanum isolate KBUSLIRL-KWMA chromosome 9, ASM5285725v1, whole genome shotgun sequence DNA:
- the LOC144105133 gene encoding uncharacterized protein LOC144105133 yields MCDKWPPEVSLYFKDAVWLQPRQKLVQLHYPELRSDLQQYQDTSQCYPDVGEWVLVYRNYYFDADFAGAEKCVKYERFGVYENFTTPCIFLFGPHGSNTGSITLSSSPCYTAKNQKSFVPEDDNVPAVEFHTIYMNCASCFVARHPYAANGYGCTLWRRYDSLNIPDVCCEFIYDENCGTSPKYHMYHSTCTWNPPTNP; encoded by the exons ATGTGCGACAAGTGGCCACCGGAAGTTAGCCTGTATTTCAAGGATGCCGTCTGGTTACAGCCGCGCCAGAAGCTGGTCCA ACTGCATTATCCGGAATTACGAAGTGACCTCCAGCAGTACCAAGATACGAGCCAG TGCTATCCGGACGTTGGAGAATGGGTCCTCGTATACCGAAACTACTACTTCGATGCAGATTTTGCTGGAGCCGAGAAATGCGTCAAGTATGAAAGATTCGGAGTGTATGAAAACTTCACTACGCCTTGCATCTTCCTCTTTGGGCCGCATGGATCAAA CACTGGAAGCATTACTCTCAGTTCATCGCCATGCTATACAGCAAAAAACCAGAAGTCGTTTGTTCCTGAAGATG ATAATGTCCCGGCAGTGGAATTCCACACGATATACATGAACTGCGCATCTTGCTTTGTAGCCCGCCATCCTTACGCTGCCAACG GTTACGGCTGCACCTTGTGGCGCCGTTACGATTCCCTCAATATCCCGGATGTATGCTGCGAATTTATCTACGACGAGAACTGCGGCACCTCACCAAAGTACCACATGTACCACTCGACGTGCACCTGGAATCCTCCCACGAATCCGTAG